GGTCGCCGGTCTCGTAGTGGACGTGGGTCTTCGCGTGGACGGCGTGGCCGGCGGTCGGTTCGACGGCCAGCGCCAGCGCGGCGAGTTCGGCCGCCTCGTCCCAGTTCTCCTGCTCCTGTCGGGTGAAGGCGAGCAGCCCCCGGTACCACCAGTCGTCGCGGTAGACGGCGGCCAGTCCCTCGACCAGGGCCCAGGCCTCGGCGGGGATCTCCGTCGCGCCGCTGAACGCGATCGTCGGCACGGCGATGCTGACGGCCAGGGCGTCTTCCGGGTAGGTGTGGATGTAGCTCAGCAGCGCCGCGGCCGAGGCCTCTCCCGGCTCGCGGATCCGGGCGGCGACCACCTCGACGAAACGCCGCTCACGCTCGTCGGCCCGGGCGGCGTGGCGTTGCGCGTTCCGCAGCGCCGTCTCCACGTCGACGTCGGCGCCCCACTCGGCACCGAGCAGCGCCAGCACCGCCTGCCCGAGGGCGAACTGGGGATCGGCCGCGACCGCCTCGGCCACCAGCGTCTCGGCTCCGGAGCGCACCCGCAGGATCCGGCCGAGCCCGGCGACATAGCGACCGGCCGCCTCCGGACTGGCGGTGAGGGGCAGACCGTAGGGATCGCGGACCCGTCGGACGACCCGTGGCCCGGGCAGGGCGGCCACGACGGCGCGGGCGAGCGCGGCCGCCTGGCCGCGGAGCTCGGGGATGGCCGTGCTCTCCCACAGCTCCCCGCGCCGCAACGGCCCGATGGCCCAGATCGCCGGCCGGGGCCCGTCGGCCGCGACCAGCCGCCCGGATCCCTCGGTGGCGAAGCCCAGGTCCAGGCTGTCCGGGGTCGCCAGGCCGGCGGCGAGCAGGTTCATGACCAGGGGATCGTGGCTGGTCCGCACACCGCCGCCCGCACCGGTGCAGTTGACCACGGCCGCGGCGAGCACCTGGGTGCCGTCACTGAGCGAGACCTCGACGCCGGCCGCGGTCTCCCGGGCGTCGAGGACCCGCGCGGCGTGCACGACCAGCGATCCCTCGGCGCGGCGTTGCTCCAGCCAGGCGTGGACGGCGGGGTCGACGCGGTGCCGGACCTGGTCCCAGCGCCGCATCGTCGTGGCGACGAAACGGGACCGGGCAGTGGTGTCCATGCGGGACCACAGCTCGGCCGTCACCGGGCGCAGTGAGTCCACGGCTCGCCGCCAGTCGCCACCGGCCGCGCGGATCTGGTCGAAGACCAGCCCGCGGGCCCGGGCGAGGCTCACCGGACCGTCGGGCAGTTCCGGGGCGGCGAGCGGCGGCGCCGGGTCCAGCGCGTGCGGCAGCGGGAGCAGCCCGTGGCGTGAGGCCACGTGCAGGCGCACCCCGGACCGGCTCCAGCGCTGGGCCATGTCGGCCATGGTCAGGCCCGAGCCGACGAGCAGCACGTCGCTGCCGGCCGGGACGCGCGGCTGGGAGTCCGCCCGCCACGGGTCACCGACGAACCGAGGCGACCGGGCCAGCGCCGGCGGAGCCCACGACGTCGTCGCGGCACCGTGGCCGAGCGCGAGAACGACACCGTCGACCGGATGGCTGGTCCCGTCGTCCAGTGTCAGCCGCAGCCGGCGGCCGTGCCGGCGGACGTCCGTCGCGCGGGCGCGCACCCGCTCGCAGCGCACCCCGGGCGCGGCGCGCAGCGTCTCCTCCAGCGTGTGGCGGAGATAGTCGCCATAGAACTGCCGGGGCGCGAAACCACCGGGAGGGAAGTCGACCGCGACGTGCCGACGAAGCCAGCGCAGGAAGTGCTGCGGGTCGTCGTCGAAGGCGCTCATCTTCGCGGCCGGCACGTTGAGCCGGTGGCGTGGATCCCGGGTCAGATAGGCCAGGCCCGCACCGATGTCGTCCGGTTCGACGAGCAATATCGTGAACCTGCGGCCGGTAACCGCCACGGACCTCGCCAGCTGGGTGGTGGCGAGGCAACCGCTGGCCCCACCACCCACCACCGCGACGACCACCGGCGCGCTCATCGGGACCGTCGACAGTGTGTGTGCGGACACCTGGACATAGGGAGATCTCCTTCGCCGTCCATTCCGGTCGATACCAGGGTAAGCCCGGGTGGGGTAGGCCATGGCCCGGATCGGCGGACCCTCTGCGGCACCTGCCACGCGCGGACCGGCTCTTCCTTTGTTACGTCATTACTACATCCCCTGATGTCTGACCGCGCGGAACCGTCCAAGCAGGGCAGACTTCCCGGAGGTGCGAGAAATAGTCAAGGGGTGAAATGTTGACACAGGAGGTCCAGGCGGGGCAGGCCACGGATCGTGGACCTCGAGACGCTTGTGTACAAGCGCCTCACATCGACTTCAGGCGGACCGCCAGCGCGCTCTGTGCGTAGCCGTGCCGGTGCCGGGGTGGTAAGGCCGTCCTGATCGTCAGGGGTTCACACCCCCACGTACTCGTACCGCGAGGACGGCTGGCCAGCGAAACCCGCACGGCGCCGAACTCCTCACTCTCCCATCCGGGCCAGCGGAGCGGAACGGTGCCGCCAGCGCTCCAGCGCCGGGTCGAGTCCCGCCGTGCCCGCGCGGTCTCTCCCGTTGACGCGGCGCTGACCTTCCGGACCTGACCGAGGCGCCCTCCAACCCCGGCCCACTGCGACCGGATTTCGCGTGCCGTCATTCGGCGCGCCTTCAGCCGGGTCACGGACATCACCCGGGTCGTCAGTCCGACCTTTGTCGGCTGCGCGCTGCCATGCCTTTCCCGGTGGCCGCGGGCCGCGGGTCGTCCGTGCGGCCGGAAATGTGGCGATCGGTCGAGGCCGTCCGCGGTCCCATGTCGTCAGGAAGGAACTTGATGCTCGCCAAGAATGAGATCAGTCGCGGCTGGCGGGACGTCGAGACGGTGCGTTTCCCACGCGTCACGCCGCCGCGGGAGGTGGAGGTTCTGGTCGTCGGCGCCGGGCCGTCCGGCCTGGCCACCGCCCTGGAGCTGAACCATGACCGGGTCCAGGTCGCCGTTGTCGACGCCGCGACCTCGGCGTCGCTGGTCCGGGCCGGTGCGATGGGCCACTCGTCGCGGACCGTCGAGCTGTTCCGGCGGTGGGGGGTCTACGAGGCGATCCGGGCCGGCTGGACCTTTCCGCCCGAGTGGAACCACGGTGGCGGCCGGCTGCGTACCTCGCTCGTCGGGCACGATCTCCTCGACCCGCCCGGGCCGTCGTTTCGTAAGCGCCCGGGAAACGACTTCTCGTTCGAGGACTCGATCCGACGGCCGCAGACGGTCCTCCAGCACGCCTTCCTGCGACGGCTCGCGGAGCGGGGCACGACGGTCGCGGGCGGCTGGCGGCTCCTCGGGTTCCATGAGGGCGAGGACACCGTCACGGCACTGCTGGAGGACGTCGACTCGGCCGAGCGTCGCGAGGTGCGCGCCCGCTACCTGGTGGGTGCCGACGGCGGAAGCAGCGACGTGCGCCGCCGCGGCAGCAGCGGCGGGTCCGGTACCGGCTCCGCCTCCGGAGGGGTGATCAACTGGGCCGGCACCTGGAGCGTGAGCACCTGGGACCCGGTGGTCGCCGGCGGTACCCGCAACACCCAGTACCTCGACCTCGTCTACGACTCGTTGACCCAGGTCGACTCCCAGGGCAACGCGCATCCCCAACAGGCGCGGAGCTGGGAGTACAACACGACCGGTGACGCCGTCACCTTCCACCTGCGGCCCGGGCTCAAGTTCACCGACGGCACCCCGGTCAACGCCGAGGCCTGGCAGTACCAGATCAACCGGGCCAAGACCCAGAAGAACTCCCAGCTCGCCGGTGACCTGGACTCCGTCAGATCGATCGACGTGATCGACGACCTGACCTTCCGGATCAATCTGACGCAGCCGGATCACCACATTCCCACGCTGTTCGGCGCGCGCGGCGCCGGTCTGCTCGCCAGCGAGACGGCCGCGAGGAACAACCCGCAGGCCCTGGCCACCACCGCCCCGGTCGGGTCGGGTCCGTTCAAGGTGGAGAGCCTGACCCCGGACGCGAGCGTCAGCCTGGTCAAGAACCCGGACTTCTGGGACGCCGAGAACATCCATGTCGACCGGATCGAGATCACGTTCAACAACGACCCGAACAGCGTCGTCCAGGGCATCAGGACCGGCACGTACAACTTCGCGATCGGCGACGTCGCCCAGATCGACCCGGCGAAGAAGGCCGGCCTGCAGGTCCTCGACGACTGGGGCTACGGCTACCAGGGCTACTTCGTGCCGGTGAACCTCAACAAGGCGCCGTTCGACAACCCGAAGGTCGTGCAGGCGATCCACTACGCCGTCAACCGCGAGCAGTTCGTCGAGCAGGCCGCGTTCGGCCATGGTGAGGTGACCGCCGAGCCGTACCCGAGCTACTACCCGGCGTACGCGCAGGAGGCGAAGGACCTCCACCCCTACAACCCGGACAAGGCACGGCAGCTGCTGGCCGAGGCGGGCTACAACACCACGGACAGGCGCCTGTCGCTTCCCTTCGTGGTGTCGCAGCCGACACCCCCGGACGAGGTGCTGCAGTCCCAGTTCAAGGCGGTCGGTGTCGACCTGGACATCAAGGTCGATCCGAACTGGTCCACGTCGTTCTTCGCCAAGACGCTCGCCATCACCGACTACAGCTACGCGGGACGTGACTCGTTCGGGCAGACGCTCACCGCGAACTTCGGCGGCGGCCCGCTGAACCTCAGCGGCCCGTTCCAGTCGGCGGAGTTCAAGGCCGCGCTGGCAAAGGTGCGTGCGACACCGCTCGACTCGCCGGACCTGAAGAAGAACCTGGCGGCCGCGACGGTCGCGGGCCTCACCTCCAACCCGAACATCTACACCTACGCGACCCCCCGGCCGTACATCCTGGCCACGGGCATCTCGCCGCTGCCGAAGCTGCCCGGGCAGATCTCGTTCAGGGGTGTCACGATCGGCTCCTCCTGACGTTTCCGCCCGCGTGCCGACGCTCCGGCCGTGCCCTCGCCAGGCACGGCCGGAACACGGTCATGAGCCGACCGCGCAACCCGGAAGGACCACGATGACACCCCTGGAGATCTCGCCGGAACACGTGCGCGACCTGCTGCGCCGGCGCCAGGAGATCGCGCTCGTCGACGTGCGCGAGGAGGCGCTGTACGCGCAGGGACACCCGCTGTGGGCCGCGAACGTTCCGCTCTCACGCCTCGAGCTGGAGGTCTGGGAGCGCATCCCCCGGCGCGACACTCTCGTGGTCGTCTACGGCGACGCCGTCGCGCCGGCGCAGCGGGCCCACGAGGTCCTGGTCGAGCTCGGATACACCCAAGTGCGCCTCCTGCTGGGCGGCCTGGACGGGTGGACCGCGTCGGGCGGCGAGCTGTTCATCGACGTCAACACCCCGAGCAAGGCGTTCGGGGAACTGGTCGAATCGGTCCGGGGCACGCCGTCGGTCTCCGCTCCCGAGCTGCGGGCGCTGCTCGACGCGGGGAAGGACGTGGTGGTCGTCGACGCCCGCCGCCCCGACGAGTTCCACACGATGAGCATCCCGACGGCGACCAGCGTGCCCGGCGGGGAGCTGGTCCTGCGGATCCGCGAGCTGGCCGCCGACCCGGCGACCCAGGTGGTGGTCAACTGCGCCGGGCGCACCCGCAGCATCATCGGCGCCCAGTCGCTCATCAACTCCGGGCTGCCGAACCCGGTGGCGGCGTTGCGCAACGGCACGATCGGCTGGGTGCTCGCCGGCCAGGATCTGGACCACTCGGCCACCGCGGCCGCGCCGGCCCGGGTCG
This DNA window, taken from Parafrankia discariae, encodes the following:
- a CDS encoding FAD/NAD(P)-binding protein, encoding MSAPVVVAVVGGGASGCLATTQLARSVAVTGRRFTILLVEPDDIGAGLAYLTRDPRHRLNVPAAKMSAFDDDPQHFLRWLRRHVAVDFPPGGFAPRQFYGDYLRHTLEETLRAAPGVRCERVRARATDVRRHGRRLRLTLDDGTSHPVDGVVLALGHGAATTSWAPPALARSPRFVGDPWRADSQPRVPAGSDVLLVGSGLTMADMAQRWSRSGVRLHVASRHGLLPLPHALDPAPPLAAPELPDGPVSLARARGLVFDQIRAAGGDWRRAVDSLRPVTAELWSRMDTTARSRFVATTMRRWDQVRHRVDPAVHAWLEQRRAEGSLVVHAARVLDARETAAGVEVSLSDGTQVLAAAVVNCTGAGGGVRTSHDPLVMNLLAAGLATPDSLDLGFATEGSGRLVAADGPRPAIWAIGPLRRGELWESTAIPELRGQAAALARAVVAALPGPRVVRRVRDPYGLPLTASPEAAGRYVAGLGRILRVRSGAETLVAEAVAADPQFALGQAVLALLGAEWGADVDVETALRNAQRHAARADERERRFVEVVAARIREPGEASAAALLSYIHTYPEDALAVSIAVPTIAFSGATEIPAEAWALVEGLAAVYRDDWWYRGLLAFTRQEQENWDEAAELAALALAVEPTAGHAVHAKTHVHYETGDHEAGLAWLDAWISTCGSDSSHRAHFAWHAALHELALGADSAAQARFSTQLSPPAVSGVRALIDSASLLWRGFAAGAWTSVELGPVLATVPGALLVDPPTPFVGLHSAVALAAAGDCRRLAQLRRSAAARSSPAFTDTVAPLADALMHLLHGDPDRATDALIALPGVERLGGSAAQREIVEDTTIYCAIQANRPDIAQALLRTRLERRCSPRDVHRRAQLRAGQRTAPSVPGD
- a CDS encoding ABC transporter substrate-binding protein; the encoded protein is MLAKNEISRGWRDVETVRFPRVTPPREVEVLVVGAGPSGLATALELNHDRVQVAVVDAATSASLVRAGAMGHSSRTVELFRRWGVYEAIRAGWTFPPEWNHGGGRLRTSLVGHDLLDPPGPSFRKRPGNDFSFEDSIRRPQTVLQHAFLRRLAERGTTVAGGWRLLGFHEGEDTVTALLEDVDSAERREVRARYLVGADGGSSDVRRRGSSGGSGTGSASGGVINWAGTWSVSTWDPVVAGGTRNTQYLDLVYDSLTQVDSQGNAHPQQARSWEYNTTGDAVTFHLRPGLKFTDGTPVNAEAWQYQINRAKTQKNSQLAGDLDSVRSIDVIDDLTFRINLTQPDHHIPTLFGARGAGLLASETAARNNPQALATTAPVGSGPFKVESLTPDASVSLVKNPDFWDAENIHVDRIEITFNNDPNSVVQGIRTGTYNFAIGDVAQIDPAKKAGLQVLDDWGYGYQGYFVPVNLNKAPFDNPKVVQAIHYAVNREQFVEQAAFGHGEVTAEPYPSYYPAYAQEAKDLHPYNPDKARQLLAEAGYNTTDRRLSLPFVVSQPTPPDEVLQSQFKAVGVDLDIKVDPNWSTSFFAKTLAITDYSYAGRDSFGQTLTANFGGGPLNLSGPFQSAEFKAALAKVRATPLDSPDLKKNLAAATVAGLTSNPNIYTYATPRPYILATGISPLPKLPGQISFRGVTIGSS